Proteins from one Candidatus Omnitrophota bacterium genomic window:
- a CDS encoding glycine--tRNA ligase, with protein MQENQKQDTMEKIVSLCKRRGFIFQSSEIYGGLASTWDYGSLGAELKRNLKNAWWASNVYGRDDIEGLDASILMRPETWMASGHITSFEDTLVDCKSCKKRFKVEHVTGKICPECGGALTEARQFNLMLKTHLGPVEDSGSLTYLRPETAQGIFVNFQNVITSMRRKLPFGIAQVGKSFRNEVTTGNLTFRSREFEQMEIEFFVKPGTDEEWYEKWVEERFKWYIDLGIKKENLQKRAHEKTELAHYAKACTDIEYKFPFGWSELEGIANRTDFDLKQHMRLSGKDLQYFDDESKEKYIPYVIEPSGGVDRSILAFLTDSYKEEEVKGEKRVSLALDKRLAPIKVAILPLLRNRPEIVKLAKDILQSLKACPALGGKVMYDDTASIGRLYRRQDEVGTPFCITVDVDSLSDRKVTVRDRDSMKQDRVGVDKVEEYLVGKFKR; from the coding sequence ATGCAGGAAAATCAGAAGCAAGATACGATGGAGAAGATAGTCTCGCTTTGCAAGAGGCGCGGATTTATATTCCAATCGAGCGAAATATACGGCGGCCTGGCAAGCACCTGGGATTACGGTTCTCTGGGAGCCGAGCTTAAACGGAACCTGAAGAATGCCTGGTGGGCTTCCAATGTTTATGGCCGTGACGATATCGAGGGGCTGGATGCCTCGATCCTCATGCGCCCTGAAACGTGGATGGCTTCCGGCCACATTACCAGTTTCGAAGACACTCTAGTCGATTGTAAATCCTGCAAGAAACGGTTCAAGGTCGAACATGTAACGGGCAAGATTTGCCCCGAATGCGGCGGAGCTCTCACCGAGGCGCGCCAGTTCAACCTTATGCTTAAAACCCATCTCGGCCCGGTCGAGGATTCCGGCAGTCTTACCTACCTGCGACCGGAAACCGCCCAGGGCATATTCGTGAATTTCCAGAACGTCATAACATCGATGCGTCGCAAGCTTCCGTTCGGCATAGCCCAGGTTGGCAAATCATTCCGCAATGAAGTAACCACAGGCAATCTTACATTCCGTTCCCGCGAATTCGAGCAGATGGAGATAGAGTTTTTTGTTAAGCCCGGTACGGATGAAGAGTGGTATGAGAAGTGGGTAGAGGAAAGGTTTAAGTGGTATATCGATCTGGGCATCAAAAAAGAGAATCTGCAAAAGAGGGCGCATGAAAAGACGGAGCTCGCCCACTACGCGAAAGCTTGCACGGATATCGAATATAAGTTCCCGTTCGGATGGTCAGAATTAGAGGGCATAGCCAACAGAACCGATTTCGATCTAAAACAGCACATGCGTTTAAGCGGGAAAGACCTCCAGTATTTTGACGACGAATCTAAAGAAAAATATATTCCTTATGTTATCGAGCCTTCAGGCGGTGTAGATAGGTCGATATTGGCTTTTCTCACCGATTCATATAAAGAAGAAGAGGTGAAGGGCGAGAAACGCGTTTCGCTTGCTCTTGATAAACGGTTGGCGCCTATCAAAGTCGCGATATTACCTTTATTAAGGAACCGGCCGGAGATCGTGAAGCTGGCAAAAGATATTTTACAGAGCCTTAAGGCGTGCCCGGCGCTCGGCGGAAAAGTTATGTACGACGATACGGCTTCCATAGGCCGGTTATATCGCAGGCAGGACGAGGTTGGAACGCCATTTTGTATAACTGTCGATGTAGACAGTTTGAGCGACAGGAAGGTGACTGTTCGCGATAGAGATTCTATGAAACAGGATAGGGTTGGGGTTGATAAGGTGGAAGAATACCTTGTCGGGAAATTTAAACGATAG
- the ppdK gene encoding pyruvate, phosphate dikinase, whose product MGGKSKKYVYFFGGGKADGNESMKNLLGGKGANLAEMAGHPKLRLPVPPGFTITTEVCNYFYENKRKYPSELKAQVTTAMEKVEKIMGKKFGDASNPLLVSVRSGARKSMPGMMETVLNVGLTEKTIAGLIKQTGNERFAYDAYRRLIMMYSDVVMEKAAGIEPKGGKGIRKVLDEMLDQVKHSKGYKIDTDLTAADLKTLVTDFKKKVKEVLGRPFPDDAEEQIWGGIGAVFASWNGKRAFEYRRIERIPDEWGTAVTVQTMVFGNMGDDCATGVAFSRNPGNGENQFYGEYLVNAQGEDVVAGIRTPGPINDYSKNDQSKTMPTLSKIMPTIYKELDSIKTRLENHYKDMQDIEFTIEKGKLFMLQCRVGKRNGVAAVRMAVDMYKDKFINAETAVMRVGPNQLVELLLPMLDPKAEMATIAMAKGLPAGPGGAIGRAVFTSKDAVEWASRGEKVILVREETSPEDVDGMHKAQAILTCKGGMTSHAALVARGWGKCCIVGCSDIEIGDDNKSFQTKKGNTIKEGDWISLNGTKGLVFQGKLPLVDVNVEHNKSYTELMKLVDKVRVLKVRTNADTPKDAAQAMKFGAEGIGLFRTEHMFYGEGADKPLFLLRKMIMSKSEAERRKALAELFPFVKNDVKATLEAMKGYPVTIRLLDPPLHEFVPHSEDKLEALAKELNVDMSELNKRAESLRENNPMLGHRGVRLGITYPEITEMQVRAILEATAELIKEGKKADPEIMIPVTCAKTELDNQKAIVERVHKEVMAKFGLKKLPYMFGTMIEIPRAALQAGKMAETAEFFSFGTNDLTQMTFGFSRDDIGSFLPDYLSSKLLPADPFQTIDQDGVGELIKFGIDRGRMTRKGLKVGICGEHGGDAESVKFCHRVGMNYVSCSPFRVPISRLAAAQAAVEDKKKK is encoded by the coding sequence ATGGGCGGTAAAAGTAAAAAGTATGTTTACTTCTTTGGCGGCGGCAAGGCCGATGGTAATGAATCAATGAAAAACCTCCTCGGAGGCAAAGGCGCAAATCTGGCCGAAATGGCAGGGCATCCTAAATTGAGATTGCCTGTGCCGCCCGGCTTTACAATAACTACCGAAGTTTGCAATTATTTTTACGAAAATAAACGCAAATATCCATCTGAGCTCAAGGCGCAGGTAACCACAGCCATGGAGAAGGTCGAAAAAATAATGGGGAAAAAGTTCGGTGATGCTTCAAACCCGCTCCTCGTTTCAGTGCGCTCCGGAGCGCGCAAGTCCATGCCGGGCATGATGGAAACTGTTTTAAACGTAGGACTGACCGAAAAGACGATAGCGGGTTTGATAAAGCAGACCGGTAACGAGCGTTTCGCTTACGATGCGTATCGCAGGCTCATCATGATGTATTCCGACGTAGTTATGGAAAAAGCCGCCGGCATTGAGCCTAAAGGCGGTAAGGGTATACGCAAAGTCCTCGACGAGATGCTTGATCAGGTTAAGCATTCTAAAGGATATAAAATCGACACAGACCTTACAGCCGCGGATCTTAAAACACTTGTGACGGATTTCAAGAAGAAGGTTAAAGAGGTTCTGGGCAGGCCATTCCCCGACGATGCCGAGGAGCAGATATGGGGCGGTATCGGCGCTGTGTTCGCCAGTTGGAACGGCAAGCGCGCATTCGAATACCGTCGCATCGAGAGGATACCTGATGAGTGGGGCACGGCTGTGACTGTGCAGACGATGGTGTTTGGTAATATGGGCGATGACTGCGCGACGGGTGTGGCGTTTAGCCGCAATCCCGGTAACGGTGAAAACCAGTTCTACGGCGAGTATCTCGTAAACGCTCAGGGCGAGGACGTCGTCGCCGGTATCAGGACTCCGGGTCCGATCAACGACTACTCCAAGAACGACCAGTCAAAGACTATGCCGACACTCTCGAAGATAATGCCTACGATATATAAAGAACTCGACAGCATTAAAACCCGTCTCGAGAATCACTACAAAGACATGCAGGACATCGAGTTTACCATCGAAAAAGGTAAGCTATTCATGTTGCAGTGCCGTGTCGGAAAACGTAACGGTGTTGCCGCAGTGCGCATGGCGGTCGATATGTACAAAGATAAATTTATTAATGCTGAGACGGCTGTTATGCGTGTAGGGCCGAATCAGCTCGTCGAGCTACTTCTCCCGATGCTGGATCCCAAAGCCGAAATGGCGACGATTGCGATGGCTAAAGGTCTTCCTGCCGGCCCGGGCGGCGCTATAGGCCGGGCTGTGTTTACATCGAAAGATGCCGTCGAGTGGGCCTCGCGTGGTGAGAAGGTAATACTCGTCCGCGAAGAGACATCTCCGGAAGACGTCGATGGTATGCACAAAGCTCAGGCGATACTTACCTGCAAAGGCGGGATGACATCTCACGCGGCTTTAGTCGCGCGCGGATGGGGTAAGTGTTGCATAGTCGGATGCTCGGATATAGAGATAGGCGATGACAATAAGTCATTTCAGACTAAGAAGGGCAATACGATTAAAGAAGGCGACTGGATAAGCCTTAACGGTACGAAGGGGCTTGTTTTTCAAGGTAAATTACCGCTCGTGGATGTTAACGTCGAGCATAATAAATCCTACACGGAACTTATGAAGCTCGTCGATAAAGTGCGCGTCCTGAAAGTCCGTACGAACGCGGATACGCCGAAAGACGCCGCGCAAGCCATGAAGTTCGGGGCCGAGGGTATAGGCCTTTTCCGTACAGAGCACATGTTCTACGGGGAAGGCGCTGACAAGCCACTTTTCCTTCTACGCAAGATGATCATGTCGAAGAGTGAGGCGGAACGCCGTAAAGCGCTCGCGGAATTATTCCCGTTCGTTAAGAACGATGTCAAAGCGACCCTCGAGGCGATGAAGGGTTACCCTGTTACGATACGCCTTCTGGACCCGCCGCTTCACGAGTTCGTTCCTCATAGCGAGGATAAATTGGAAGCGCTCGCAAAAGAACTGAATGTCGATATGAGCGAGCTCAACAAGCGCGCCGAATCGTTACGCGAAAATAATCCCATGCTCGGCCATCGCGGGGTGCGTCTCGGTATTACGTATCCTGAGATCACCGAGATGCAGGTTCGCGCTATCCTTGAGGCGACGGCAGAGCTTATTAAGGAAGGTAAAAAAGCGGATCCGGAAATAATGATCCCCGTAACATGCGCCAAGACCGAACTTGACAATCAGAAAGCGATTGTTGAAAGGGTTCATAAAGAGGTAATGGCAAAGTTCGGTTTAAAGAAACTGCCATATATGTTCGGAACGATGATAGAGATACCCAGGGCGGCATTGCAGGCTGGTAAGATGGCCGAGACCGCGGAGTTCTTCTCGTTCGGCACCAACGACCTTACACAGATGACGTTCGGATTCAGCCGTGACGACATTGGTAGCTTCCTGCCGGATTATTTAAGCTCAAAGCTGTTGCCTGCCGATCCGTTTCAGACGATCGACCAGGACGGTGTGGGCGAGCTTATAAAGTTCGGCATAGATCGCGGCCGTATGACGCGTAAGGGTCTAAAAGTAGGTATTTGCGGCGAGCATGGTGGTGACGCGGAGAGCGTGAAGTTCTGCCATCGCGTTGGTATGAATTACGTCAGCTGTTCGCCATTCCGCGTGCCGATATCGCGTCTGGCGGCGGCCCAGGCGGCGGTGGAAGACAAAAAGAAAAAATAA
- a CDS encoding sigma-70 family RNA polymerase sigma factor — translation MDAIRLYLKDIKKLPLLTAEEEITLANKIKRGDKAARAKMIQSNLRLVINIAKKYSHLGVSMLDLIEEGNMGLMKAVEKFNPKKGYRFSTYAAWWIRQYISRAIANQGKTVRMPVYIIELLMRFKKIQDHLTNSLKRKPRLNEIAKKMGLPMKRAKQLHKMVSGTSSLNAPVGEEGSTEFLDLIEDENMVSAVDELSNFLTQERINLLLEKMSKREQKILSLRFGLKDGVSHTLRDTAKHFGITRERVRQIESAAMRKMREMMLQQEREAVLKRG, via the coding sequence ATGGATGCGATACGGTTATACCTGAAGGACATAAAGAAACTGCCGCTCCTTACTGCCGAGGAAGAGATAACTCTCGCCAATAAGATAAAGAGAGGGGACAAAGCCGCCCGGGCCAAGATGATACAATCCAACCTGCGGCTTGTCATCAATATCGCCAAGAAGTATTCACACCTCGGCGTGTCGATGCTCGACCTGATCGAAGAAGGCAATATGGGGCTCATGAAGGCGGTCGAGAAGTTCAACCCCAAAAAGGGCTACAGATTCTCGACCTACGCGGCCTGGTGGATCCGCCAGTATATTTCACGGGCCATCGCGAATCAGGGCAAGACTGTGCGCATGCCGGTTTATATAATCGAACTTCTGATGCGTTTCAAAAAGATACAGGATCATCTGACTAATTCCTTAAAAAGAAAACCGCGCCTTAATGAGATCGCGAAGAAGATGGGCCTTCCTATGAAGCGCGCCAAACAGCTCCACAAGATGGTATCCGGCACGTCGAGCCTTAACGCGCCGGTAGGCGAAGAGGGATCTACAGAGTTTCTTGATCTGATCGAAGATGAGAATATGGTCTCCGCGGTTGACGAGCTGTCGAACTTCCTGACACAGGAGAGGATAAATCTCCTTCTCGAGAAGATGTCGAAGAGAGAGCAAAAGATACTCTCCCTCCGGTTCGGGCTTAAAGACGGAGTTTCTCACACTCTGCGCGATACCGCGAAACACTTCGGTATTACGCGCGAACGGGTGCGGCAGATCGAGTCGGCCGCGATGCGCAAGATGCGCGAGATGATGCTTCAGCAGGAGCGCGAGGCCGTCCTGAAACGCGGGTGA
- a CDS encoding adenine phosphoribosyltransferase, with protein sequence MNELKSAIRDIPGFPKEGVIFKDITTLLKDKEKFRQTIDLFAEKLKGKKIDAVVSIEARGFIFGAALAYKLGAGIIPVRKKGKLPYKTYSVTYQLEYGNDTLEIHQDAFKKGDSVLIIDDLLATGGTCKAVIGLVEKMGGKIAGIAFLIELTALKGREKFKGYDIITLIQDEYC encoded by the coding sequence ATGAACGAGCTTAAGTCAGCGATCCGTGACATCCCGGGATTTCCGAAAGAAGGCGTTATATTTAAAGACATAACCACCCTTCTTAAAGATAAAGAAAAGTTTCGACAGACTATCGATCTCTTTGCGGAAAAATTGAAAGGTAAAAAGATCGATGCCGTTGTCAGCATCGAAGCCCGGGGTTTTATCTTCGGTGCCGCCCTTGCCTATAAACTCGGTGCCGGGATTATCCCGGTAAGAAAAAAGGGGAAACTACCGTATAAAACCTATTCAGTTACCTACCAACTAGAATATGGCAATGATACTCTCGAGATACATCAGGATGCGTTTAAAAAAGGTGATAGCGTACTGATAATCGACGATCTGCTCGCCACAGGCGGTACCTGTAAAGCCGTTATAGGGCTTGTCGAGAAGATGGGCGGCAAGATCGCCGGCATAGCTTTCCTCATAGAACTGACAGCGTTAAAGGGGCGCGAGAAGTTCAAAGGCTACGATATCATAACTCTCATCCAGGACGAATATTGTTAA
- a CDS encoding outer membrane protein transport protein, translating to MAVQKMRKSFAAILILFAVCLILSTPAYATNGIRELGFSSRDSAMAGATTASPEDTSCLVRNPAGLVWLGNRIDLNYQNIFPHDVTMRTDGPAGGLANRGLSQKSNIDYLPGGNAGVSYRIPGTDKYPISVGCGVFTMSGVALNFPSSRILSALTGDYDKMMDLRSMRIAPGIAVAFNDKFSFGATGNIGLQGLRTNMATSTFNGAQYPETAGAGDWDFAPGAGFTVGLLYKFNEMLNVGASYESHGWFGYHHKYKDALPFIDEPPIINVGLSFKPTKNVELTYDTRYINWTNVKTAERSPIEGGFGWKDQWVFAVGGEYTYKEKLKLRLGYNYGKSPIRSKVVFANALLSAATMEHHVTTGCSYLFTKNLSCDLTWEHHFMGVMADDGAGDTYSINGSGTKITAAADIISIGLGYKF from the coding sequence ATGGCTGTACAGAAAATGCGGAAAAGTTTTGCGGCTATACTTATATTATTTGCGGTTTGTTTGATTTTGAGTACGCCTGCTTATGCCACAAACGGAATTCGGGAGCTTGGATTTAGTTCCCGAGATTCGGCCATGGCTGGCGCTACTACGGCTTCACCGGAAGACACCTCCTGTCTTGTGCGTAACCCCGCTGGACTTGTGTGGTTAGGAAACAGGATCGACTTGAACTATCAAAATATATTCCCTCATGATGTCACAATGCGCACCGACGGTCCTGCCGGAGGCCTTGCTAATCGCGGCTTATCCCAAAAGAGTAATATAGATTATTTACCAGGAGGCAATGCAGGCGTAAGTTACCGTATCCCGGGAACAGATAAATATCCTATATCGGTAGGTTGCGGAGTTTTCACAATGTCTGGCGTGGCATTGAATTTCCCCTCATCGCGGATTTTAAGCGCCCTGACCGGCGATTATGACAAAATGATGGACTTGAGAAGCATGCGCATCGCGCCTGGTATAGCGGTTGCATTTAACGATAAGTTTTCTTTCGGCGCGACCGGCAATATAGGGTTGCAGGGATTGCGAACAAATATGGCGACATCAACTTTTAATGGAGCGCAATATCCGGAAACTGCCGGAGCCGGGGATTGGGATTTCGCGCCGGGTGCGGGGTTTACGGTCGGCCTCCTGTATAAATTCAACGAGATGCTAAATGTTGGCGCTTCATACGAAAGCCATGGATGGTTCGGCTATCATCATAAGTACAAGGACGCTCTGCCGTTCATAGATGAGCCTCCGATAATAAACGTTGGATTGTCATTTAAACCTACAAAAAATGTCGAGCTTACCTATGATACACGGTATATCAATTGGACGAACGTGAAGACTGCGGAAAGGTCGCCGATAGAAGGCGGCTTCGGCTGGAAGGACCAATGGGTTTTCGCCGTAGGCGGTGAATATACCTATAAAGAGAAACTTAAACTACGTCTCGGTTATAATTACGGTAAATCGCCTATCCGATCGAAAGTTGTATTCGCAAACGCGCTTTTGTCCGCCGCAACCATGGAACATCATGTTACTACGGGTTGCTCTTATCTTTTTACGAAAAACTTGTCATGCGACTTAACGTGGGAACATCATTTTATGGGCGTTATGGCAGATGATGGCGCGGGGGACACATATAGTATTAATGGTTCAGGTACGAAAATAACCGCCGCCGCGGATATCATAAGCATAGGATTAGGATATAAGTTTTAG
- a CDS encoding histidinol phosphate phosphatase domain-containing protein: MIDLHTHTLFSDGELLPSELVRRAEVKGYTAIALTDHVDSSNIDFVLPRIVKVCKVLNRFWKIRAIPGVEITHVPVQEIGGLVRFARKNGAKVVIVHGETIAEPVIPGTNRAAIEAGCDILAHPGLITQKDVELAAKRGVCLEITTRKTHCRTNRRLFNLAKKSGTSLVLNNDAHNDSDQVTEAQAKRILIAIGMSQHDIQQVFMNSQDIVKRVVRNK, encoded by the coding sequence ATGATCGATCTTCACACACATACGTTATTTTCTGATGGCGAATTATTGCCGAGTGAACTGGTCCGGCGTGCCGAGGTAAAGGGTTATACGGCTATCGCCTTGACAGACCATGTCGATTCATCCAATATCGATTTTGTTCTGCCCCGTATCGTCAAGGTTTGTAAGGTTTTAAACCGCTTCTGGAAGATACGCGCAATTCCTGGAGTTGAGATAACGCACGTGCCTGTTCAGGAGATAGGGGGGCTTGTGCGCTTCGCCAGAAAAAATGGGGCCAAGGTAGTGATCGTTCACGGAGAAACCATAGCAGAGCCCGTAATACCCGGAACGAATAGGGCCGCGATCGAGGCGGGATGCGACATACTGGCGCACCCGGGACTGATCACTCAAAAGGATGTTGAACTTGCCGCGAAGCGCGGGGTATGCCTGGAAATAACTACACGCAAAACTCATTGCAGAACAAATAGGCGCCTGTTCAATTTGGCAAAAAAGTCCGGTACGAGTTTGGTTCTTAACAACGATGCTCATAACGATTCTGATCAGGTTACGGAGGCGCAAGCTAAGCGTATTTTAATAGCCATTGGAATGTCGCAACATGATATACAACAGGTATTTATGAATTCACAGGATATAGTGAAAAGAGTGGTTAGGAATAAATAG
- a CDS encoding alginate export family protein, which translates to MKFLRFLCVLALALCVTANVYAETQSVKVSGDLTMRGIYRNDYSMISQVEKSASIDGTDKSWAMTVAAVEVDADLTDNVTTVIRLLNQRDWNVASSVTSTTTTANEDEFDVMVDLAYVQLKNFIYSPLTLTIGRQNLWFGRGFIIGANQQNPGSATATDSTFVPGNLSAPEYTAINSFDAVKAVLDYDPWTITGVYAMIDEGSVSVRDNINLWGVNVGYKFNKMNGEAEGYWFYKTDRGTLIPNKDLKANSNDVYTIGARGSFDPISWVTLAGEGAWQGGQYIGNINQVNSRARSAFAMDFSGEVRYFTDKFAWKPKFGVEYIYYSGDPSSDNTPELAGGLYRGWDSMYRGKFDSAIREFVGKFYASTRYPVRTNYTQATADDSRTNQSQVIFLGSIQPMDSLTIKGNYNLFWNLEQYDQAVDKSQGFVGQEIDLQANWDYTEDVSFGLLAGWFIPGDVYYDGKSAVATDLVGSVKVSF; encoded by the coding sequence ATGAAATTTTTAAGATTTCTTTGCGTTCTCGCGTTAGCGCTTTGCGTAACAGCAAACGTGTACGCCGAAACACAGAGCGTGAAGGTAAGCGGTGATCTCACCATGAGAGGTATTTACAGGAACGACTACAGCATGATCAGCCAGGTTGAGAAATCGGCTTCTATTGATGGAACCGATAAGAGCTGGGCGATGACCGTTGCCGCAGTTGAGGTAGACGCTGATCTTACCGATAACGTCACTACCGTAATCCGCTTGCTGAACCAGAGAGACTGGAATGTTGCCTCTTCGGTAACGAGCACTACCACTACGGCGAATGAAGACGAGTTTGACGTAATGGTCGATCTAGCTTACGTGCAGTTGAAGAACTTCATCTATTCACCGCTCACGTTGACGATCGGCCGTCAGAACCTATGGTTCGGCCGTGGCTTTATCATCGGCGCTAATCAGCAGAACCCCGGTTCTGCCACTGCGACCGATTCGACGTTTGTTCCCGGCAATTTGTCAGCGCCGGAATATACCGCTATCAATTCATTTGATGCGGTGAAAGCGGTATTGGATTACGACCCATGGACGATCACGGGCGTATATGCAATGATCGATGAAGGTTCGGTTTCTGTCCGTGATAACATTAACCTGTGGGGCGTTAACGTCGGCTATAAGTTCAATAAAATGAACGGTGAAGCCGAAGGTTATTGGTTCTATAAGACCGATCGCGGCACACTTATACCGAACAAGGATCTTAAGGCAAACAGCAATGATGTCTACACGATAGGCGCAAGAGGAAGTTTCGATCCTATCAGCTGGGTAACGCTTGCCGGCGAAGGTGCTTGGCAGGGGGGTCAGTATATCGGCAACATTAACCAGGTTAATTCCAGAGCCCGCTCCGCGTTTGCTATGGATTTCAGCGGAGAGGTCAGGTATTTCACCGATAAATTCGCGTGGAAGCCGAAATTTGGCGTAGAGTATATTTATTATTCGGGCGATCCTAGTTCCGATAATACGCCGGAGCTTGCTGGTGGTCTTTATCGTGGTTGGGATTCGATGTATCGCGGCAAGTTCGATTCCGCTATTCGTGAATTCGTAGGTAAGTTCTACGCGAGCACGAGATACCCGGTGAGAACGAACTACACGCAGGCAACTGCGGATGATTCGCGCACCAATCAGAGCCAGGTTATTTTCCTCGGTAGCATACAGCCGATGGATAGCCTGACGATAAAAGGTAACTACAACCTGTTCTGGAACCTGGAACAGTATGATCAAGCTGTTGACAAGAGCCAGGGCTTTGTCGGCCAGGAAATCGACTTACAGGCCAACTGGGATTACACAGAAGATGTCAGCTTCGGCTTACTCGCGGGATGGTTTATACCCGGCGATGTTTATTATGATGGTAAGTCCGCCGTAGCGACTGATCTCGTTGGGTCAGTGAAGGTAAGCTTCTAA